In Bacteroidota bacterium, a single window of DNA contains:
- a CDS encoding LysM peptidoglycan-binding domain-containing protein, whose product MKMRLILPFLLGLVFFISNSAQANRISYQEYIEQYKNIAMQEMKSHKIPASITLAQGLLESGAGNSRLAVEGNNHFGIKCKKNWTGRTIIEDDDEIGECFRAYNSPFESYEDHSLFLTENKRYAFLFDIHILDYKAWADGLLKAGYATNQKYPQLLIGLIERFTLAQYDTSVFYGQKDQNYFTDPIIKPNIQIVDNGVPLTVTRPGQTIHSIAEDNNMRDWQIYKYNDLPKDARIDPGMIIYLKPKRNKAAIATHTVESGETMWEISQKYGIKLKKLYKKNHMEPGTEVKPGEVINMRRKRKEMPDTGRVIIQPSLDIPRTESNHVEVVTPPTTKPIQKDVNTGTTTTTTTSVAESNTEGTLFYTVSIGETLYSISKKLNISMDSLAKWNKLKDNALYVGQRLSYFAPQTQNQNSNNTTQTRFILHTIKPGETLYSISRIYGVSVEQIQQWNQISGNDIRVGQTLQIEDNR is encoded by the coding sequence ATGAAAATGCGTTTAATCCTTCCCTTTCTATTGGGCTTAGTTTTTTTTATTTCAAACTCAGCGCAAGCCAATCGTATCAGCTATCAAGAATATATTGAGCAGTACAAAAATATTGCTATGCAGGAAATGAAAAGTCATAAAATACCCGCAAGTATTACACTCGCCCAAGGTCTATTGGAATCAGGTGCGGGCAATAGTCGTCTGGCTGTAGAAGGAAATAATCATTTTGGAATAAAATGTAAAAAAAATTGGACAGGACGCACGATAATTGAAGATGATGACGAAATAGGAGAATGCTTTAGAGCATACAACTCTCCTTTTGAATCGTATGAAGACCATTCCTTATTTTTAACAGAGAACAAAAGATATGCTTTTTTATTTGACATTCACATACTTGATTACAAAGCCTGGGCTGACGGCTTATTGAAAGCGGGCTATGCTACCAATCAGAAATACCCTCAATTATTAATTGGTTTGATTGAAAGGTTCACGCTTGCACAATATGATACAAGCGTTTTTTATGGACAAAAAGATCAAAATTATTTTACTGATCCCATAATTAAACCCAATATTCAGATAGTTGACAATGGCGTACCACTGACCGTAACACGTCCCGGACAGACCATACACTCCATTGCTGAAGACAACAATATGCGTGACTGGCAAATCTACAAATACAATGACCTACCAAAAGATGCACGAATTGACCCCGGTATGATTATCTATTTAAAACCTAAACGTAATAAAGCGGCTATTGCAACCCATACTGTTGAATCGGGAGAAACAATGTGGGAGATTTCACAGAAATATGGAATAAAACTCAAAAAACTTTATAAGAAAAATCACATGGAACCGGGCACTGAAGTAAAACCGGGTGAAGTCATTAATATGAGAAGAAAACGCAAAGAAATGCCCGACACCGGCAGAGTCATAATTCAACCTTCGTTAGACATTCCAAGAACCGAGTCCAATCATGTTGAGGTTGTTACGCCCCCAACTACCAAACCGATACAAAAAGATGTGAATACCGGCACTACTACTACTACTACAACAAGCGTAGCTGAGTCCAATACTGAGGGGACATTATTCTACACAGTAAGTATTGGTGAAACCCTATATAGCATTTCAAAAAAACTGAATATCAGCATGGATAGTTTAGCTAAATGGAATAAGCTAAAAGACAATGCATTATATGTGGGACAAAGGCTCTCTTATTTTGCTCCACAAACTCAAAACCAAAATTCAAACAACACAACTCAAACCCGGTTCATATTACATACCATCAAGCCTGGCGAAACCCTTTACTCAATATCTCGAATATATGGCGTATCGGTTGAACAAATTCAGCAGTGGAATCAAATTTCAGGGAATGATATTAGAGTTGGACAAACTTTGCAGATTGAAGATAATAGATAG
- a CDS encoding sugar phosphate nucleotidyltransferase, with product MKAIIPVAGIGSRLKPHTNTQPKALIPVAGKPLLAHIIDNLQSAGITEFIFIIGYMGDKVENFITKNYPEQKNKFIIQTSRKGIGHAIYLAKEKVQNCDSVLIVLGDTIFETNLKKVLSAPNSMIGVKKVDDPRQFGVAEINADTSIKKLVEKPLIPKSNMALVGVYYIKEVSQLFEALRYNLENKIKTQNEYHLTDALMRMIEQGVVIKTFEVDNWFDCGKKEILLQTNELLLKRLKECSIDKKSISDSIIIPPVFIGKGAKVYKSVIGPNVSIGDNTIIQSSIIKNSIIGPYAHIESAILQDTLIGNDSRLKGFAYTLNLGDSTEISF from the coding sequence ATGAAGGCTATAATCCCGGTTGCAGGCATTGGCAGCAGACTCAAGCCACACACTAACACTCAGCCCAAAGCACTTATTCCCGTAGCAGGCAAACCATTGCTCGCACATATCATTGACAACCTTCAATCAGCAGGAATAACAGAGTTTATCTTTATTATCGGATATATGGGTGATAAGGTTGAGAATTTTATTACAAAAAACTATCCGGAACAAAAGAACAAATTTATTATTCAAACCTCGCGCAAGGGAATAGGTCACGCCATTTATCTTGCCAAAGAAAAAGTGCAAAATTGTGACAGTGTGCTTATTGTGTTGGGGGACACCATTTTCGAAACTAACTTGAAAAAAGTACTATCCGCTCCCAATTCAATGATCGGAGTCAAAAAAGTTGATGATCCGCGTCAGTTTGGGGTGGCGGAAATCAATGCAGATACAAGTATTAAAAAATTGGTCGAAAAACCTCTTATTCCCAAGTCAAACATGGCGTTAGTGGGTGTTTATTATATAAAGGAAGTTAGTCAACTTTTTGAAGCTCTACGATACAATTTAGAAAATAAAATCAAGACCCAAAACGAATATCATCTCACAGACGCATTGATGAGGATGATTGAACAAGGAGTTGTAATCAAAACATTCGAGGTGGATAATTGGTTTGATTGTGGCAAGAAAGAAATCCTGCTGCAAACCAATGAATTGTTATTGAAGCGATTGAAAGAATGTTCAATAGATAAAAAATCAATCAGCGACAGCATTATCATACCGCCTGTCTTTATTGGTAAAGGTGCCAAAGTTTATAAATCCGTCATTGGTCCTAATGTATCCATAGGTGATAACACAATTATTCAATCGAGTATTATCAAAAACTCTATTATTGGACCTTATGCTCATATTGAGAGCGCAATTCTTCAAGACACTCTGATAGGCAATGACTCACGACTTAAAGGATTTGCTTACACACTGAACTTAGGAGATAGTACAGAAATCAGTTTTTAG
- a CDS encoding RNA-binding protein produces the protein MNIYVGNLSFRAKEQDLSDLFSTYGEVVLARIVKDKFTHRSRGFAFVEMSNDNAAREAIQALHEKEFMERALVVNEAKPREDKPREGNAE, from the coding sequence ATGAATATTTATGTAGGTAATCTTAGCTTCCGTGCCAAAGAGCAAGATCTTTCAGACCTTTTCTCCACTTATGGAGAGGTTGTTTTGGCAAGAATTGTTAAAGACAAATTCACTCATCGTTCTCGTGGATTTGCTTTTGTAGAAATGAGCAATGACAATGCAGCCCGTGAGGCTATTCAAGCTTTGCATGAGAAAGAGTTCATGGAAAGAGCATTGGTTGTGAATGAAGCTAAGCCAAGAGAAGACAAACCAAGAGAAGGAAACGCAGAATAA
- a CDS encoding DUF4197 domain-containing protein gives MKKIFIIFGIWLGFSACDSVLSTMETVNKNLGPSNTEIIAGLKEALTKGIQTGVSKLSVKDGFWGNPAIRIPMPEEVKNVESTLRTMGLGSQVDKATKALNEGAELATKEAIDVFVTAVKTMSIQDAMGILTGGNSAATNYLKSTTTASLTEKFRPIIAGSLDKVSATKYWGDIMSKYNLFATKKINPDLTGYVTEKAMNALFKEVEVQENLIRSNPAQRTTEILKKVFDYADTKK, from the coding sequence ATGAAAAAAATATTTATCATCTTCGGAATTTGGCTTGGTTTCAGTGCATGCGATTCAGTATTAAGCACGATGGAAACGGTTAATAAAAACTTAGGACCTTCAAACACAGAAATAATAGCCGGATTAAAAGAAGCTTTGACAAAAGGTATTCAAACCGGAGTTTCTAAACTCTCTGTTAAAGACGGTTTTTGGGGCAATCCCGCTATCAGAATACCCATGCCGGAGGAAGTAAAAAATGTTGAATCAACTTTACGCACAATGGGACTCGGAAGCCAAGTGGATAAAGCTACCAAAGCCCTAAACGAAGGCGCAGAACTGGCTACAAAAGAAGCTATTGACGTTTTTGTAACCGCTGTGAAAACCATGTCTATTCAAGATGCAATGGGGATACTTACCGGAGGCAATAGCGCTGCGACTAATTATCTTAAATCAACTACTACTGCATCGTTGACAGAGAAGTTCAGACCTATCATAGCCGGTTCATTAGACAAAGTAAGTGCAACAAAGTATTGGGGGGATATCATGAGCAAATACAACTTATTTGCAACAAAAAAAATCAATCCTGATTTGACCGGATATGTTACCGAGAAAGCTATGAATGCACTTTTTAAAGAAGTTGAAGTACAAGAAAATCTAATTCGCTCAAATCCGGCTCAGAGGACAACCGAAATTCTCAAAAAAGTTTTTGATTACGCAGATACAAAAAAATAA
- a CDS encoding T9SS type A sorting domain-containing protein, whose amino-acid sequence MKMKLLPMLSVAAAMFLSSNLSAQRTIDWSVSSIPIPPSELREKADMSGSTYTLSAVFTNLGPDTARIGDTLLYRVVIPISQSQAILIPGPDINTYAIRVLTNDIAPNDTAMINLSGTIGFRPKSVSFYTGITVASLLINGSGLDPIKDEENSTLGNNVLSEQVPWIVRQGWGVNVKTVDVENSFSVYPNPSTTGIFQINTLIINADNTENTIKVYDYSGQVVYVAELNNNSTLDLSNLSNGIYFVTFNNGLGTETTKVSIAK is encoded by the coding sequence ATGAAAATGAAATTATTACCCATGTTAAGTGTGGCTGCTGCCATGTTCTTATCTTCAAATCTTTCTGCCCAAAGAACTATCGACTGGTCAGTAAGTTCTATTCCGATACCTCCTTCCGAGTTAAGGGAAAAAGCGGATATGAGTGGAAGTACCTACACACTCTCAGCAGTATTTACAAATTTGGGACCCGACACCGCCAGAATAGGTGACACACTTTTATACCGTGTTGTTATTCCTATCAGCCAATCACAAGCTATACTTATACCCGGACCCGATATAAACACTTACGCAATCAGAGTTTTAACTAATGATATCGCACCTAATGATACCGCAATGATAAATTTATCCGGCACTATTGGTTTCAGACCGAAATCTGTATCTTTTTATACTGGTATAACTGTTGCTTCTTTACTTATCAACGGTTCCGGTTTAGACCCTATTAAAGATGAAGAAAACAGCACCCTCGGCAATAATGTTTTGTCAGAACAAGTTCCATGGATTGTAAGACAAGGCTGGGGTGTAAATGTGAAAACTGTTGATGTTGAGAATTCTTTTAGCGTTTATCCTAATCCGTCAACAACCGGTATCTTCCAAATCAACACATTGATTATTAATGCAGACAATACCGAAAACACTATTAAAGTTTACGATTATAGTGGGCAAGTTGTTTATGTTGCTGAACTGAATAATAACTCTACTCTTGACCTGTCTAATCTGAGCAATGGTATTTACTTTGTAACATTCAACAATGGTTTGGGCACTGAGACTACCAAAGTAAGTATAGCAAAATAA
- a CDS encoding acyloxyacyl hydrolase: MSSVFAQESFRATLLPGFLMPHSVSMPHMATHTMGAEFAWQFKGLGNPYSDSLYKHIDWGLSLYYNYFGKHNINGSTIAFIPYVQVRLFNHKHSETMIKLGAGLGYCSAIFDPIRNPKNRAMSSRINGSMQIAFLNIRPLTKNLDLLFGIGMTHFSNANFNRPNLGINTPQLNLGLNFKSSNIRPYRFATDTGKLATQYYFETRVGVGSKTATISDPTRRSVYTLGLTQGIGITPIRSARIGLDLYYDKLDPYIVFNPDSKTNFQFKDAFEAAIKGGYEYYFGNIAFYLDLGYYLYKPENVGKLNYYISIGLNYNYKKFLVGVRLKSHAANADFVDWCVGYRFNTNYIKRNQR, encoded by the coding sequence ATGTCTTCAGTCTTTGCACAAGAGTCATTCCGCGCTACATTGTTACCCGGTTTTTTAATGCCTCATTCGGTTTCTATGCCACACATGGCTACGCATACCATGGGGGCTGAGTTTGCCTGGCAATTTAAAGGTTTGGGTAACCCATATTCCGATAGCCTATACAAACATATTGACTGGGGGCTCTCACTGTATTATAACTACTTTGGCAAACACAATATCAATGGCAGTACAATCGCTTTCATTCCTTATGTTCAGGTTAGGTTATTCAATCACAAACATTCTGAAACGATGATTAAACTGGGAGCAGGTTTAGGATACTGCTCTGCTATTTTTGATCCCATTCGCAATCCCAAGAACAGGGCTATGAGCAGCCGTATTAACGGCTCAATGCAAATTGCTTTTCTCAATATTCGACCATTGACCAAGAATCTCGATTTGTTGTTTGGCATAGGAATGACACATTTTTCAAATGCTAATTTTAACCGTCCGAATCTGGGTATTAACACCCCTCAGCTCAATCTGGGATTGAATTTCAAAAGTTCAAACATAAGACCCTATCGTTTTGCTACAGATACCGGAAAGTTAGCTACTCAATATTATTTTGAAACTCGCGTAGGAGTTGGGAGCAAAACAGCAACGATATCCGACCCTACAAGGCGTTCGGTTTACACCTTAGGATTAACACAAGGCATTGGAATTACTCCTATCCGCAGTGCCCGAATAGGCTTAGACCTATATTATGATAAACTTGACCCCTATATTGTATTCAACCCTGATTCTAAGACAAATTTCCAATTCAAGGATGCTTTTGAAGCAGCCATAAAAGGAGGATATGAATATTACTTTGGCAACATAGCCTTCTATCTGGACTTGGGTTACTATCTTTATAAACCCGAAAATGTAGGTAAGTTAAATTATTATATCTCAATAGGTTTAAATTACAATTATAAAAAATTCCTTGTTGGTGTCAGACTCAAGTCCCATGCTGCAAATGCAGACTTTGTGGATTGGTGTGTAGGTTACAGATTTAATACAAATTATATAAAAAGAAATCAAAGATGA
- a CDS encoding DUF2807 domain-containing protein, which produces MRIWVLLGVCLLFTTCKKGHELDCFKSASKITQKTYDIDWFNEINVNGKISLELIYSPNKTALEVTYNQNLISGISKEIKDGKLTLKDENKCNWVRSYDLQPRLRLFYNDSLRIINIIGAAKVFNTDTLRLNKLIINNQSVEDVELTINDVNGIECNGFNSGGFIIKGQAGYLTSTIDDASFIDTRKLTLDDLYLFHYSVRTSHVQSQDIMEVKLYGKGDVVLNAIPSDSTRWRCCRVELSKYGTGEFK; this is translated from the coding sequence ATGAGAATTTGGGTGTTGCTCGGAGTCTGTTTGCTATTTACAACTTGTAAAAAAGGGCATGAACTTGATTGTTTTAAATCTGCCAGCAAAATAACACAGAAGACCTATGATATAGACTGGTTTAATGAAATCAATGTCAATGGCAAAATCAGTTTGGAGTTGATATATAGCCCTAACAAAACAGCGTTAGAGGTTACCTACAATCAGAACCTGATTAGCGGTATCAGCAAAGAAATCAAAGACGGCAAACTGACACTCAAGGACGAAAACAAATGCAACTGGGTGCGTAGCTATGACTTACAGCCAAGACTACGATTATTTTATAATGATTCGTTGCGAATTATTAATATCATAGGTGCTGCCAAAGTGTTCAACACAGACACACTCCGTCTCAACAAACTCATAATTAATAATCAAAGTGTCGAGGATGTTGAACTCACCATAAACGATGTAAACGGAATCGAATGTAATGGCTTTAATTCTGGCGGTTTTATCATCAAAGGTCAAGCAGGCTATCTGACAAGTACCATAGACGATGCATCATTTATTGACACGCGTAAACTGACCTTAGACGACCTCTATTTATTTCATTATAGCGTTCGCACATCACATGTACAATCACAAGACATAATGGAAGTGAAACTATATGGCAAAGGAGACGTGGTTTTGAATGCCATCCCTTCGGATAGTACAAGATGGCGTTGTTGCAGGGTTGAATTGTCCAAATATGGTACAGGCGAATTCAAATAA
- the rplI gene encoding 50S ribosomal protein L9 translates to MKIILNQDVKHLGHKDDVVSVKDGYGRNYLIPQGMAKLATASAVKILEEEIKQRAFKQEKLKKDAEVLSEKLANQSITLKTKTGTTGKIFGAVTTLQVANALKDKGLDVDRRKIVFNDEIKMVGAYKATINLYKGISTEIDIQIESEG, encoded by the coding sequence ATGAAAATTATATTAAATCAGGACGTTAAACACCTTGGACATAAAGACGATGTGGTATCTGTTAAAGACGGATATGGAAGAAATTATTTGATTCCACAAGGAATGGCTAAACTTGCTACTGCTTCTGCCGTTAAAATTCTTGAAGAAGAAATAAAACAGAGAGCATTTAAGCAAGAAAAGCTGAAAAAAGACGCAGAGGTTCTATCTGAGAAGTTAGCAAATCAATCTATCACACTTAAAACCAAAACCGGAACAACCGGCAAAATATTTGGAGCGGTAACCACTCTTCAGGTGGCTAATGCACTCAAAGACAAAGGTCTTGATGTGGACAGAAGAAAGATTGTTTTTAATGATGAAATTAAAATGGTGGGTGCCTATAAAGCGACCATCAACCTTTATAAAGGTATTTCTACTGAGATTGATATCCAAATCGAAAGCGAAGGTTAA
- the rpsR gene encoding 30S ribosomal protein S18 encodes MAQIKETNYVFAPQTKNLNRKKYCRFKKSGIKYIDYKDVNFLSKFVNEQGKILPRRITGNSQKYQKKVAEAIKRARFIAIMPFVTDGYK; translated from the coding sequence ATGGCACAGATAAAAGAAACCAACTATGTGTTTGCTCCCCAAACCAAGAATTTGAATAGAAAAAAATATTGCAGATTCAAAAAATCAGGTATCAAATACATTGACTACAAGGATGTTAACTTCCTTTCCAAGTTTGTGAATGAACAAGGAAAAATTCTTCCCAGAAGAATTACAGGAAACTCTCAAAAATATCAAAAGAAGGTTGCAGAGGCTATCAAAAGAGCCAGATTTATTGCGATTATGCCTTTTGTAACAGATGGTTATAAATAA
- the rpsF gene encoding 30S ribosomal protein S6, translating into MSLKNYESVIILTPVLSEQQMKDAVTGYRELITEQGGKVIHENNWGLAKLAYPINKKVTGFYHIFEFQAEPEFIATLELSYRRDERVMRFMTTALDKHAVIYNERKRKGEIGNSKAAEAARAKKKADVEIIETEDIDE; encoded by the coding sequence ATGAGCTTAAAAAATTATGAATCTGTGATCATTTTAACACCCGTACTCTCAGAACAACAGATGAAAGATGCTGTTACAGGTTACAGAGAGTTGATCACAGAGCAAGGTGGAAAAGTAATCCACGAAAACAATTGGGGGCTTGCAAAGTTGGCTTACCCAATCAACAAAAAAGTAACGGGTTTTTATCACATTTTTGAATTTCAGGCAGAACCTGAGTTTATTGCTACGCTTGAACTTAGCTACAGAAGGGACGAACGTGTAATGCGTTTTATGACTACTGCTCTTGACAAACACGCTGTTATTTACAACGAGCGTAAGAGAAAGGGCGAAATAGGTAACTCAAAAGCCGCTGAAGCTGCAAGAGCTAAGAAAAAAGCAGATGTTGAAATAATTGAAACTGAAGATATAGACGAATAA
- a CDS encoding peptidylprolyl isomerase: MKKIILLSTIASLVLILSSCKKKDTDSNTKPQEKEYELIEMTTDYGIMYIWLYDETPLHKANFLKLTKDGFYNGLIFHRIIPNFMIQGGDPSGNGTGGPGYTIPAEIKPEITHKKGSIAAARLGDQVNPNKESSGSQFYIAVSTDGTKHLNGAYTVFGEVIKGIEAADQIVAQPRNAQDKPNKDIKMQVKIIKKTKAQIKSEFGYDVK, from the coding sequence ATGAAGAAAATTATTTTACTAAGCACTATCGCCAGTCTTGTCCTCATTCTATCTTCTTGCAAAAAGAAAGATACAGACAGCAACACCAAACCACAAGAGAAGGAATATGAGTTGATAGAAATGACAACCGATTATGGCATCATGTACATTTGGCTATATGATGAAACCCCATTGCATAAAGCTAACTTTCTTAAATTGACCAAAGACGGATTCTATAACGGACTGATTTTTCACCGCATCATACCTAATTTCATGATACAAGGTGGCGACCCATCAGGCAATGGCACAGGTGGACCCGGCTATACAATTCCGGCTGAAATAAAACCCGAAATAACCCACAAAAAAGGGAGCATTGCCGCTGCCAGATTAGGCGACCAAGTTAACCCTAACAAAGAATCCAGCGGATCTCAGTTTTATATCGCTGTCAGCACAGATGGAACCAAACATCTCAATGGTGCATACACTGTTTTTGGCGAAGTAATTAAAGGGATAGAAGCCGCAGACCAGATTGTAGCACAACCACGCAATGCTCAAGACAAGCCCAATAAAGACATCAAGATGCAGGTAAAAATCATCAAAAAAACCAAAGCTCAGATTAAGAGCGAGTTTGGATATGATGTAAAATAA
- a CDS encoding 1,4-dihydroxy-2-naphthoyl-CoA synthase: MSRIDWTTVKEYEDITFRYCNGVARIAFNRPEVRNAFRPKTVDEMLDALIIAHESQEIGVVLITGEGPSPKDGVWAFCSGGDQRVRSNTGYKGTDGINKFNILDVQRRIRFMNKVVIAVVPGWAVGGGHSLHVVCDLTIASKEHAVFKQTDLDVASIDGGFGSAYLARMVGQKRAREIFFLGKSYSAQEAYEMGMVNAVVPHVELEQTAYQWAQEILTKSPTAVKMAKFAFNLIDDGLVGQQVYAGEATRLIYGTEEAQEGRDAFLEKRKRDFSKFPKFP; this comes from the coding sequence ATGAGCAGAATAGACTGGACAACCGTCAAAGAATATGAAGACATAACATTTCGCTATTGCAATGGTGTAGCACGCATTGCCTTTAATCGTCCAGAAGTCAGAAATGCATTTCGTCCCAAAACAGTAGATGAAATGTTGGATGCGCTCATCATCGCACACGAGTCTCAAGAAATAGGCGTGGTGTTGATTACCGGAGAAGGACCATCGCCCAAAGACGGAGTATGGGCATTCTGTTCGGGTGGAGACCAGAGAGTGCGTTCCAATACAGGATACAAAGGCACAGATGGCATCAATAAATTCAACATTTTGGATGTGCAAAGACGCATTCGTTTTATGAACAAGGTAGTGATAGCAGTAGTCCCGGGTTGGGCGGTAGGTGGAGGACACAGTCTGCATGTGGTTTGCGACCTGACTATTGCAAGCAAGGAGCATGCTGTTTTCAAACAAACAGATTTGGATGTAGCAAGTATTGACGGAGGTTTTGGCTCTGCATATCTGGCAAGGATGGTGGGGCAAAAAAGAGCCAGAGAGATTTTCTTTTTGGGCAAATCCTATTCGGCACAAGAAGCCTATGAAATGGGCATGGTAAATGCGGTTGTACCCCATGTTGAACTTGAGCAAACTGCCTATCAGTGGGCACAAGAAATATTGACCAAGAGTCCTACTGCTGTTAAAATGGCAAAATTCGCTTTCAATCTCATTGATGACGGATTAGTGGGGCAACAAGTATATGCAGGCGAGGCTACACGATTAATCTACGGAACCGAAGAAGCCCAAGAAGGGAGAGATGCTTTTTTGGAAAAAAGGAAAAGAGATTTTAGTAAATTCCCTAAATTTCCTTGA
- a CDS encoding BrxA/BrxB family bacilliredoxin, whose protein sequence is MAYPEMMVAPMRAELTNAGFTELKTANEVENTFNSFPEGQTTLVVINSVCGCAAGAMRPGVLHSLHGDKQPKKLLTVFAGMEVDAVAKAREYMIPFPPSSPSIALFKGNKLVHFIERYQIEGKPAEALAANLQAAYSEYC, encoded by the coding sequence ATGGCATATCCCGAAATGATGGTAGCACCCATGCGTGCAGAATTAACAAATGCTGGTTTTACAGAGTTGAAAACAGCAAATGAAGTAGAAAATACATTTAACTCTTTTCCGGAAGGACAAACAACATTGGTCGTAATAAACTCGGTTTGTGGTTGTGCAGCCGGTGCAATGAGACCCGGTGTTTTACATTCTTTGCATGGAGATAAACAACCCAAAAAACTGCTTACAGTTTTTGCCGGAATGGAAGTAGATGCAGTGGCAAAAGCAAGAGAATATATGATTCCTTTTCCACCTTCTTCTCCTTCAATAGCACTTTTTAAAGGAAATAAATTGGTTCACTTTATAGAAAGATACCAGATTGAAGGTAAGCCGGCTGAAGCGCTTGCTGCTAACCTACAAGCTGCATATAGTGAGTATTGCTAA
- a CDS encoding deoxyhypusine synthase family protein, whose amino-acid sequence MTNKGPVSNFINHHYRHFNAAALMDAAKGYEAHLQQGGKMLISMGGAMSTAELGISLAEMIRQDKVQMISCTGANLEEDVMNLVAHSHYKRVPNYRDLTPEQERELLDNHYNRVTDTCIPEEEAFRRLQSHLERVWKDAEAKGERYFPHEFLYKIVLSGELEQYYEIDPKDSWIVAAAQKNLPIVVPGWEDSTCGNIFTSYVIKGQLKASTVKSGIEYMVWLTELYRELSTGKGLGFFQIGGGISGDFPICVVPMMYQDLEWHDVPFWAYFCQISDSTTSYGSYSGAVPNEKITWGKLDVDTPKFIVESDATIVAPLIFAWILGW is encoded by the coding sequence ATGACAAACAAAGGACCGGTTTCCAATTTTATCAACCACCATTACAGACATTTTAATGCTGCCGCGCTGATGGACGCAGCCAAAGGATATGAAGCCCACCTGCAGCAAGGAGGCAAAATGCTGATTTCGATGGGCGGAGCCATGAGTACGGCTGAACTTGGTATTTCGCTGGCAGAAATGATTCGCCAAGACAAAGTGCAAATGATTTCGTGTACCGGTGCCAATCTTGAAGAAGATGTGATGAATCTTGTGGCACACAGCCATTACAAGCGCGTCCCGAACTACCGCGACCTAACTCCTGAACAAGAAAGAGAATTGTTGGATAATCATTATAATAGAGTAACAGATACTTGTATTCCAGAAGAGGAGGCATTTCGCAGGTTGCAGTCCCATTTGGAAAGAGTTTGGAAAGATGCAGAAGCCAAAGGAGAGCGCTATTTTCCCCACGAATTTCTTTACAAAATCGTGTTGAGCGGAGAGTTAGAACAGTATTATGAAATTGACCCCAAGGACAGTTGGATTGTGGCAGCGGCTCAAAAAAACTTGCCCATAGTCGTTCCCGGTTGGGAAGACAGCACTTGCGGCAATATTTTTACAAGTTATGTGATCAAAGGACAACTAAAAGCAAGCACAGTCAAAAGCGGTATTGAATACATGGTTTGGCTTACCGAACTGTACCGTGAATTGAGCACAGGTAAGGGATTAGGATTTTTTCAGATAGGAGGCGGTATTTCCGGTGATTTTCCAATCTGCGTGGTACCTATGATGTATCAGGACTTGGAGTGGCATGATGTTCCTTTTTGGGCATATTTCTGTCAAATCTCAGATTCTACAACCTCTTATGGCTCATATTCCGGTGCAGTGCCCAATGAAAAAATCACGTGGGGTAAACTCGATGTGGACACACCTAAGTTTATTGTCGAATCTGATGCAACCATTGTTGCACCCTTGATATTCGCATGGATTTTGGGTTGGTAA